TGGCTCTAGCTCTATAACCCAACATATATAACATGTGTGACCCACCATGTATAACCTAACGTGTTGGTTCCTCTCCCAGGGGGTCCCGGTCATGGCCATCAAAGCCAAGATGGTCCTGGAGGGTCTTGAGCCCGGCCTGCTGGAGTAAGCGCCTCTCAAAGCTCAAACCAACATGTATCACACCTATACAAcgctggtcacacacacactgcaccgcTGTGACCGCATGTCCTGACCCGCGCCCTCTCTTGTTTCCATGGATACAGCACGCCAGACGCCCCAGTGCCTGACGCAGGGCGGGGCCCCAGCGGGGGTCCGGGGGGCGAccgggacgaggaggacgacgacgacagcgGCGGCAGCGAGTCTTCCTTCAGCGACTGACTCCCCCCGCTGCTCCTCTGTGGGGAACCCCCGCAGAAACCACGTAGCGgggcaggaagtgacatcagcGCCTGAGAGGAAGTCCCGAGGCACATGGTCCGACAGCGATGGCCTCTGGTCTGATCGCCGTGGAAGCACACAGTAGCGGCTGGAGGACACCAAACGGCGACGGCGTCTGTTGCAGGTTGTTTAGCCAGTCCGACCCGCTGCTGCTGCATACATGTCTGACCACAGTTTGTTTTGTACTGGTGGTCATTTTATAATATCAATGCCTTTTTAAAATAAACTGTCCTCTAGCCACTTGCTTATAGCAGGAGTCGCTGATGCTTCAGTGAGTCCTTTCATGTCAGCTCTCATAAATCGTCTTCCATGTCGTGGGAAGATGGTTTCAGAGGGTTGGTCTGTCTGGACCGAGGTCCAAGGACACAGGACCTCCTCAGCTGAACGTGAAACATTTCCAGTGTGTGTAAATAACTGGAAAGCCCTTTATGTGTACAAATATTAACATTCATAATGTGCGTAATAAACTCTTGCATAATTCATAGGACAGTCCTCCTTTATTATTTCTCAAGCATTTATAAAAAAGATTTTACACGTCGAACAATACAGAAGAATACAGCATGATTTTAGAAAATGACCCATCCTCTATCATCTGGTATAATATGAAAGAATCAAATTTTTATCAATATGAAACTGACATTTACgatataatctctctctctctctccatggtaTACATAATATACAATACTACGACCAGACATACAGACTGATGTTTCTAAACATCACAGTACATCAGACTGCGGCCGTTTACCTCCAgggtaagagggggggggggggggggagagggatatAACATAATTACACAACTACAGGGAATTCAAACCACCCACGTGTGGTTTCTCATGGGACATCAGTGTGACTGACTTCTCGTATTTATGAGCAGCGGACGCACAGCGCTGTCACACAGTCGCTAATCGCAGCACAGAGAAGATCAGTCCAGCTTTAGTGTAAACATTTACAGCCCCTCCCCTTTGtggtttaacacacacacagacaaagacacaggcACAGGTTATCAGTGAAATAGCAGAAgcagattaaaaaaagaagtagCTTTGAATAAAGTTAGAAGAAACTGTATATACTGATTTACGATTGAGGCTGATTCATTTGTTCTCAGTAGGTAACTAGATGGTTTACAATATTGATATGCAAGAATATTGAAATGTGTCGGATACGGTAGAAATACTAGACAacagtgtttaaaaaaaagtctaaaaaacaCAGTCCAGTCTGGTCAAGAGTTCTGCTCCAACTCTGCCTTCACTTTCAGGGCGAACAGCTGCAAGAAAGAATACCAGAACACACTGTCAACATGATGACAGGTGggcgggaagggggggggggggtagactaaCACATTCGAGGAACCAGcagtgtgtaggtttgtgtgaaGCTTACCTTGAAGTCCGGGATAAATGTGAGGAAGAACAACACGAAGCTGAAGGCAACGATCCACTCACACACCGCGCTGAGCAGGTGGACGATGTAGTCCTGGTGGAGAGAACCACAACACCATcagaaccatcacacacacacacacacacaaccacacacaaccacacacaaacacacacagacctcgtCGCTGGGTTTTCTGTGCAGCTTGGTCCCTTTCACCAAGCATCCGCTGATGACCGCTGGTGCCTCGGTAAAGGAAACTGGTTCAGACCGGTGGTGTTACTGGCCAGCGTGTGTAACTACGTGGAGAACTTCTATCTACCAGTGAGACGGCATCACATGCAAGGGTGTTCAATTCATAAGAGGCACACGTCCAGCTTATATTTAGACTGCATAAATTCTGATGTGTGTCACCTCATCCTTTTCATGTTAATTAAAATACAACTAATACGTTGTTTTTCTTACCAATGACGTCATTTTCAAAATCAGACCAATGGAGAACGGGAATATGGGATAATAACGTTATTGGTCCAAATGGTCTAACTTTTTGCACAATATTCCAACGTACTTCTGAATCAGAGCTAATATTGTAAATAAGGGGCGGTTCTCCTTTAAGGAGCGTTGGGGGCGGAGCCTGAAGGATACCAATCAGCACGGCCAGCAGGCTGATGACGGCGAAGGCGGTGCGCGTGTGACACACGCACAGCGATGACCCGTACGGCCGCATCTGGTAGGAGATGGCCGCCTGGAGGATGGCGTAGAACACGCCTGTCCCGAAGAACAGCAGGGCGCCGGTGTCGTGGACCCAGGTCACCATGGTTTCCTgaggtcaacaacaacaacaacaacaacattcagCCCTTGGGCAAGGCAGCGCTCTTCGACACTCCGGGGGGAGTGGCTGCACGTATAAATAGAAAGAGTATGAGATGAAGGCACCGACCTGGAAGGTCCCGACAATGCACATGCCCAGGCAGGacaccaggcccaggcccagcgcCGAGTGGTTCAGCCGCGATCGCACGCTGCCCACTTCCTCGCCCAGCCGCTGGACGAACTTGTAGCGGGCGTACATGGTCCCCGAGGCTGGGGGGAGACGCAGTGTCACATTACTCTGAAGAGGTGATAGGAGCGGTCGGGGGGATGAGGGCGACTACGCCCCCTGTCCCCCAGAAAGCATCCTGAGCAAGATACCCCTaacccttgagcaagatgccctaccCCAGCTCAGGTCTGGGACAACAGGCAGTTCACGGTCTTTTGCTTCATACTTGTTTCCACCAATCATGTTCCTGGACTAGGGGATCACTAGGGGGTCTATAAACACAAACTCAGCAAGCTGTAGTAAACTTTCAAAAAGTGTCTgttaaaggtttcaaatcaacagtaGACCACTgtagaaacttttttttttttttttcaatcaccTTCTGAAATCTTCATCCAGTCATGCATAAAGGTGTGAGTTATGCTATGAGTccttaacaacaacaaacaggaaaCGGGCTTAAGTCCACCCCTTGACGTTTTTTGTTTCTAACCAGGGCTCTTTGACGTCTCCGCCAAGAAGTTCTGCTGTAACCCACTAGGTCTGCTgtaccagaggttctgctgtaacccaCTAGgtctgctggaccagaggttctgctgtaacccagtaagactgctggaccagaggttctgctataacacagtaggactgctggatcagaggatctgctataacacagtaggactgctggaccagaggttctgctataacacagtaggactgctggatcagaggatctgctataacacagtaggactgctggaccagaggttctgctataacacagtaggactgctgg
This Gadus macrocephalus chromosome 19, ASM3116895v1 DNA region includes the following protein-coding sequences:
- the dram1 gene encoding DNA damage-regulated autophagy modulator protein 1, translating into MFWFQSGMVFLPALLVIWSSSNFIVSYVVAIYRNDVDVVFPYISDTGAEPPESCIFGFMTSVTAFLASGTMYARYKFVQRLGEEVGSVRSRLNHSALGLGLVSCLGMCIVGTFQETMVTWVHDTGALLFFGTGVFYAILQAAISYQMRPYGSSLCVCHTRTAFAVISLLAVLIAVISGCLVKGTKLHRKPSDEDYIVHLLSAVCEWIVAFSFVLFFLTFIPDFKLFALKVKAELEQNS